Proteins encoded in a region of the Neoarius graeffei isolate fNeoGra1 chromosome 3, fNeoGra1.pri, whole genome shotgun sequence genome:
- the LOC132882894 gene encoding uncharacterized protein LOC132882894 encodes MDRKIILAVLCLIALSAAQVGSAVDPTSPASTAEIDPTMDVTSPAITDDINLTVGKTSPPNTAGTTTTIAPVTEVFTLIFRIKETFVPALANPNSKQFKDKAEKVTREIEPLYKKAFKNFHLMQIFQFRNGSIVTHSLMSFLSGANVTDTKVKDVLAKGVSSLTFPVEPNSINVTHVISNSMPPVIASSLSMIWMSLLPLLLSAALHC; translated from the exons CCCTAAGTGCAGCTCAGGTGGGCTCTGCAGTGGACCCGACATCACCCGCAAGCACAGCTGAGATCGACCCCACAATGGACGTGACTTCACCCGCAATCACAGATGATATCAACCTTACAGTGGGCAAGACTTCGCCCCCGAACACAGCTGGCACAACTACAACAATTGCACCAGTAACTGAAGTTTTCACATTGATCTTCCGCATCAAGGAAACCTTTGTGCCAGCACTGGCTAACCCAAATTCTAAACAATTTAAAGACAAAGCTGAAAAAGTCACTCGTGAG attGAACCATTGTACAAGAAAGCCTTTAAAAACTTCCATCTCATGCAAATCTTCCAGTTCAG GAATGGTTCTATTGTGACACACAGCCTCATGTCTTTCCTTTCTGGTGCTAACGTGACTGACACCAAAGTGAAAGACGTCCTTGCCAAAGGAGTTAGCAGCTTGACCTTTCCTGTTGAGCCAAACTCCATCAATGTCACCCATGTTATTA GTAATTCCATGCCACCAGTGATTGCCAGCTCACTTTCCATGATATGGATGTCTCTTCTACCACTTCTACTTTCAGCAGCATTGCACTGTTAG